The Paenibacillus spongiae nucleotide sequence GACGGATTCCAAACTGACCTCGAAGTCCGCGAATGCCTGCGTAATACGCGCGAGAACACCCGCACGATCATCAACATGCAGCAGCATGAAATATTTCGAAGAGATTTGCTCATCGGTCTTGAGCTTCTTCTCTTTGTACGTCATCATGACCTGTTTGCCATTGACGCCAAGCTTCAAATTCTTCACGACGGCCACCAGATCGGCCACGATGGACGTTGCGGTAGGCAGCTCGCCTGCTCCTGCACCGTAGAACATCGTCTCTCCAACGGCTTCCCCGTATACGTAAACCGCATTGAATACGCCATTGACGCCTGCGATCGGATGCGTGTTTCTTACCATAGTCGGCTGCACGCTGACGCTAATGAAGTCGTCTTGCCGCTCCGCGATGCCAAGCAGCTTCACTTCATAGCCGAGCCGCTTGCCGTAAGCGATGTCTTCACGGCTAACCGATGAAATCCCCCGTACATCGACATCTTCGAGCGCAACGTTGGCCCGGAAGCCGAGCGTCCCGAGAATCGTCATCTTGCGTGCCGCATCCAGTCCTTCCACGTCGGAGGTCGGATCCGCCTCTGCATACCCCAGTTCCTGAGCTTCCTTCAGCACTTCGGCGTAAGCAGCGCCTTCTTGACTCATCTTCGTCAGAATATAGTTTGTCGTACCGTTCACGATGCCCATTATTTTCGTTATCCGATCGGAAGAGAAGCCCTCGATCAGCGTCCGGATGATCGGAATTCCGCCTGCTACGCTCGCCTCGTATAAAACGTCGCATTGCTGCTCCTGAGCCTTAGCGAGAATTTCCGGTCCATGAAGCGCCATGAGATCCTTGTTGGCCGTTACCACATGCTTACCGCGTGCCAGGGCCTCGAGAATGTAATCTTTCGTCTGTTCGATGCCGCCCATCACTTCTACGACGACGTCGATATCCGGGTTATGGATGATTTCCCAAGGATCCTCGGTCAGCTTATCCTGATCGATGTTAATGCTCCGCGCTTTACTCTTGTTCTGTACGAGCACCTTCTCGATGACGATCGGCGAACCGACCTGGCTCTCCAAATCAACCTGATGTCCTTCTACGATACGAACTACACCCGTACCGACCGTGCCAAGTCCGAGCAATCCTACTTTTACCGGTTTCATATGTGTCTCCCCCATCTCTTCGTTCTAACCTTGTCCGATGACCGAAGCTTTGCGTACGCCTTCTTGTCTACGTATCGCTTCGACAAGCTCGGACAATCCGTCATTCATCCCCGACGTATCCATGGAAATGACAACATTCGCCAAGCCTTGCAGCGGGATCGTCTGGTTAATCGTAAGCACATTGCCCTCCGAACCGGCCAGCAAGCCAAGCACCTTGGACAATACGCCTGAGCGATGCTCCAGATCCATCGAGATCGTAACGATCCGTTCACGCTGCAGCTGGTTAAGCGTGTAGACGCCGTCTTTATATTTATAGAAGGCACTGCGGCTAAGTCCCACACGTTCTGCCGCTTCATGGACTGTAGACGCTTCGCCGCGCTGGAGCATATCTTTGACCTGGATCGTCTTGACGATCGCTTCAGGTAAAATGTCCTCGCGGACGACAAAGTATCGTTCTCCCACCGACCGTCCTCCTATAAAAGACATTTGTTCTCGTATAGTGGACATTATATCGAATAATGCATCGAACGGCAATAGGCAAAACGTTGAATAAAGAAAGGACTGACCGCGCATAGCCAGTCTTTCGACTAGCAGCGGGACAGCCCTTCATAACGTCCAGGTCGGATGTTTACTCGTACAAGTAGTCGCTGCCTTCGAAGAATTCGAAGGAGAAATCACCGATCAGTATGAGATCGCCATCCTTCGCCCCCGCCTTACGAAGAGCGTCATCCAGGCCCATCTTACGCATTGTGCGAGCGAATCGCATAACCGCGTCATAGGAATTTAGGTTTACACGCTTGATAAACTTCTCGATCGCTTCGCTTTCGACCACGTACGACTCATTTTCCCGCCGGATCTTGAACGACTGGTCTTCCTGCTTCTTGAGCGTATACACCTTGCGCTCGGCAACATCCTTCACTTCTTCGATCATCGGCATCTCAGGAACGGTCTCCAGCAGATCTGCAGCCCGATAGAGCAGCTCCTTGACGCCTAGCTTGGTAAGGGAAGACATCGGCATGATGTCGTATTCGATATCGGTATCGAATTCAGCCAGCTGCTCCCGGAACAGCGCCAGCTGTTCCTCCGCTTCCGGCATATCCATCTTGTTGGCAACGATAATCTGCGGCCGCTGCGCGAGAATTGGGTTATAGAGCCGGAGTTCATCGTTGATCTTCACCCAGTCCTCGAATGGATCGCGCCCTTCAGAGCCGGACATATCGACGACGTGAAGAATGACGCGCGTCCGCTCAACGTGCCTCAGAAAATCATGCCCCAACCCTACGCCTTCATGAGCCCCTTCGATTAGACCCGGAAGATCCGCCATTACGAAGCTGCGGCCGTCGCCCACGTCCACAACGCCGAGATTCGGCGTTATTGTCGTGAAATGATAAGCGCCGATCTTTGGCGTAGCGGCGGACACGATCGACAGCAGAGTCGATTTTCCTACACTCGGAAAACCTACCAGCCCGACATCGGCCATGACCTTCAGCTCCAGAATAATCCAGCGCTCCTGGCCTTCTTCGCCATTCTCCGAAAATCCCGGTGCCGGATTGCTGGCTGTGGCAAAGCGCGCATTGCCGCGTCCGCCTCGACCGCCTCGCGCCACGACCACTTCTTGGCCGTTCCGCGTCATATCGGCGACGATTTCTTCGGATTCCTCGTCGATGATAATGGTTCCTGGCGGAATGCGGACGATCATCTGCTCCGCATTTGCCCCGTGCATACTCTTGACCTTGCCCCGCTCGCCGCGCTGCCCCTTGAAGTGCCTTTGGTAGCGGAAATCCATGAGCGTGCGAAGTCCCTCATCGACACGGAAAATAACGTCCGCTCCTTTACCGCCATCCCCGCCGGCCGGTCCGCCCTCCGGGACATATTTCTCACGGCGGTACGAGACGATCCCGTCACCGCCGTTGCCGCCTTTTACAAATATTCTCGCTTTGTCGACAAACATGATGTTCCTCCGTTCAATTTCCGAGCTCCGCCTGAAGCTCCAGCCGCTCCGGCAGCTGCTGCGCTTCCAGCGGCTTCAGCGGCGTATCCTTCACTTGCTTCTTCCACTTCTGATGCCACTCTTCCATATCGCCGATTTCGCCATCGAACAAGAAGGTCACGTAGAGCCTCTTCTCGTCTAAATCAAATTCGACGATCAGCTTGGCCGCTTCACCCAAGCCAGGTTTAACTGCAAACCGATATACATTAATCATATCCACAATCGCATTGGATACGCGTTCTCCGTCAAGCGGCAGCTCCGACAGATTCAACTCGCCCTCAATATCCACATCCAGCAGAAGAGAGTTCGTCAAGGTCCGGAACGATTGGATATAAGTCACAAGCGATGGCACGCCGAGCTTGGCGATCTTACTTTCCGTCGCCATTCTTTCTCTTATCTGTTCCACGCACTGCACAGCCTTATCCGTCTTGCCCATTCGAATGTAGCCATACAATACCTGGAGATCATTCATCCAGTCGTGGCGGTGATGATTAAGCGTTCGGATCGCTGCGGTCTGCATGGCATGCGCCATTCTGGTTGTCCGATTCGATTGCTCTTGCCTCTCGCACCAAATCCATATCGCCGCTGCTGCGGCAACCCAGCCCACAAACACGGCAAGAAGCCATAACTCCGAGCGCCATACCAATACGCCAGCGGCAGGAAGCAGTACGGATGCGGCCGCATAGTGCTTCAAATTTCTTATGCGATTCATGCCCACAATCCTACCTTCCTATTCTTTCCTAACCTCAAATAGTATAGCACGACAATGACGAAAGATCACGTTAATAACATTCGGCGCTCATACGGGTGCAGGTGGGCACTTATTTGTTTTATGAAGCAAAAAATGCCCCGGCCTGCAAAGCAGACCGGGGCATTGATGACGATTAAACTTCCACTGCTGCGGCTACCGGAGCAGCTTCAATTGGATAAACGCTAACTTTCTTGCGGTCGCGTCCCCAACGTTCAAACTTGACAACGCCCTCTACTTTAGCGAATAGCGTGTCGTCTTTACCGATCCCGACATTGTTGCCTGGATGGATCTTCGTTCCGCGTTGACGGTAAAGAATGCTGCCAGCCGATACCGTTTGTCCGTCCGCACGCTTCGCGCCAAGACGTTTCGCTTGGCTGTCGCGACCGTTCCGTGTGGAACCGACACCTTTCTTCGAAGCGAATAGCTGAAGATTCAGTTTCAACATTGTTGTTCCCTCCTTTATGACCGGTTTTGTTCCCTAACCTCGACGAACTTCCCGTAGGAGCCGGCAATCGTTTCGACCATGACAATCATCGATTCCAATAGCAATTGAACCTTCTCGTTAACCAAGGCGTCCTCCAGTACAGGAATTTCCGATTGCAGCCAGCCGTTCTTCATGGAAGCCGGAAGCTCGAGACCCGCTAATTGCTCGATGGCGTTAACCGTCCCCACCGTAACGGCAGAGACGCCCGCACATACGATATCCTTACCGGGCTTGGCGTACTTGGCATGGCCTTCTACGGCGAATGCCGCGATATGTCTGTCATCCGTATTTCGTTCGATCGTAACGGTAATCATAGCCGATCCTTACGCTTGGATCTTGCCGATTGTTACTTTCGTGTACGGCTGACGATGGCCTTGCTTGCGGCGGTAGTTCTTCTTCGCCTTATATTTGTAGACGATAATTTTTTGACCTTTGCCGTGTTTCTCGACTTTAGCCGATACGGTTGCGCCGGAAACGACCGGAGTGCCGGTTACGAGACCGTCACCTTTGGAAACAGCAAGAACGCGATCAAACGTTACGCTATCGCCTTCCGTTGCTTCCAATTTTTCGATGTACAGGACATCGCCTTCTTGGACTTTGTATTGCTTGCCACCGGTTTCAATGATTGCGAACATAGTTGCACCTCCTTATTATCGAAGACTCGCCTGATGCAGGTGTCGAACAGCAGCGCCATTCAAGCTTCGTTACCTGTTCTGTGCGGTAATGGGCAAATGAAAAAGAGTAGTCTTTCACATGCACCATAACATTCTATCATAAAAGGATGCTCAAGAGCAACAGCCTATCCAAAAAGTTTTCTTAACGCTCATTCGCTGCCATTCGTCCGCGCCAACTCCAGCGTCAGCTTGTCCGAACGCCGCTCAGGATGAATCGATCCCCTGTTACAGATGAACGGGTACTTCATACAAAGAGAAATGAGTCACATCCGGCTGTATAAACAAATTCCAAGGGAATAATGCATTGAGGTGGGATGATACAATCGATCGGAGGAAAAGCGGTTATTCAGAATTACGGCACAGATGTCGCAGCCGCCATTCAACTTCCCGCGCGGCGATACCGGCAGGAGCACTTATATGCACGGGCTGCTCGGGTCCTATCACTTGCCCAAGGTTTGAATCTTCCCCCGGCCCTTGCAGCCCAAGCAGGTTTCGTATGGCTGGTTCATGGCATGATTGCGTGCCTTCTTGCGCGTCATCTCCAGTAAGCCCAGCCGCGTCCAGCCTACCACTTGGCACTTGGTCCGGTCCTGGCGCACGAGCGTCTCCAGCCGCTGCAAAATTTGGTCGCGGTGCTGATCCAGCTCCATATCGATGAAATCAACAAGAATGATGCCGCCAACATCCCGGAGCCTGAGCAGCCTGGCGATTTGTTCGGCCGCTTCCATATTGGTGCGGAATACCGTATCCTCCAGATCGCTTGTGCCGACAAATTTCCCCGTGTTGACATCGATGACCGTCAGCGCTTCCGTCATGTCCCAAACCAGGTCGCCCCCGCAATCGAGCCTGAAACGGCGATCGAAGGCCTCGCTTAGCTGTACGTTAATTCGATAGCGGGCAAACATCGGATCGCGCTGCTCATAAAACTTCAGCCGCTTCAGCATCGAGGGCGCCATCTGGCGTATGAGCGTTTCGGTTTCCAGAAAGCGGCTGCGGTCGTCGATCCACACCTCGTCGGTCTCGGCGGTTAGAAAGTCTCTGACGATCCGGCGCGATAGACCCGCTTCACGATGGAGCTCGGCCGGAGCCGACATGCGCCGGGAACGTTCCTCGATGCCTGCCCACAGCCCGCGCAAAAAATCGACATCCCCTTGCAGCGCTTGCACACTCTCGCCCTCCGCCGCCGTCCGCAGGATGACGCCTTCCCCCTCCTGCCGGATCGAATCGCCAACGAAACGCAGCCGGCCGCGCTCCTGGTCGCCGTTCACCTTCTTGGACACACCGACATAATCCGCTTGCGGCATATAGACCAAGTAGCGCCCCGGCAAGGAGTAATGCGTTGTAACTCGGGCACCTTTGCCGCCCAGAGGCTCCTTCACCACCTGGACGATCAGCTCCTGCCCGGGCGTGAGCAGCTCCGTAATCAGCGGCTTTTCCTTGGGCTGCCGCTCCAGGTGCGGGTGCAGCACATCGTCAATATAGAGGAATGCATTCTTCATCAATCCGATATCGACAAATGCGGCCTGCATGCCAGGCAGCACATTAATAACCTTCCCTTTGTACAAGCTGCCGACAAGCTGTCCTGCAGCCTCTGTTTTCTCCATATCAAACTCCACAAGACGGCCTTCCTGCAGGATCGCCGTTTGCAGCATATCGCTTTGACTATGTACCAACATTTGCTTCATCCCATATACGACCACCTATCCCAGCCTAGTTAGCTGTTCAGGTCTATTTTACATGAAAAGGTCGCAAACTGCACGGTCCGGCTTTCCATCTTCCAAAAAACCGTTGACGAGCCGCTGCTCGGGAAGCACGGCAACGATTCGCCCGCGCTCTTCCATGACGACGATGAGGTGATACTGATCTCTCTTGAAGAGCCGCAGCGCCGCCGTTACGGTATGCCGTTTCGAAACTACGATCGGCTGCGCCCATACGCCTCTTACAATGTGCCGGGTCGAGGCCGCTGCCCGGCTCGTCAGGAAACGGAGAAACAGGTACGGGATGTTGCGGTTATAGGTCCAATTGGTCATAAACAGAAATATGCCCACCGCAAGCAAATTAAGCTGAATGCCGGTCCCTCCCGCCTTGATTATAGGCAAGAAGGCGTATAGAACCATCCCCGCACTCAACAGCAAGCTGATCCGGGCTCCCCACAGCAGCATTTGATGATAGGTGAGCCAACGGCTAAGAAGAACCTGCAACATCTTCCCCCCGTCAAGCGGCAGGATCGGCAGCAAATTAAATACGCCGATCATGATATTCGCTTGAACGACGTACGATGCCCATTCATTATTCCACCACCCCAATTGTCCCAATCCCCAGGCGGCCGCCCCCATCCATACATTCTGCAGCGGTCCGGCCAGAACCACTGCTGCCTCCTCCTTCGCCGGCAAGCCGCCCGAATCCTCGACCTCCGCAACGCCTCCGAAGGGAAGCAGCTTCACTTCACGGATGGTCCATCCATATCCGCGGGCAACGATGACATGACCCAGTTCATGTACGAGCACGATGCCAAATAAGGTGAGCAGCTCCACAAAATAGCCCGTCATGACGGAAGCGAGCATGACGAGCACGAAGAGGGGATGGATAGACCATAGGATTCCGCGCCACCTAATCAAGCGGGAAGACGTCAGCGGGATTGACGAACCGGCCTTTCTCCTTCACCGCAAAGAATAACAAGCTTGTCTCTCCCTCGGATGCGGCCTTCAGCTTTCCAATCGGATGGCCTGCTTCAACCCAGTCGCTGAGCACAACCTGTGTCTCCCCAAGCATGCCGTATACCGTCTCGCGCTGATTCGCATGCTGAATGACAATCGTCTTCCCGGTTTTCTCGTCCTCGGTTACAAGCAATACGCGCCCGGTCTCCGAAGCAACCACCTCATCATTGGATTCACCGGCGAGATCGACGCCGCTAAGCGTCTCCGCGAACGTCCTCACAACCGTCCCATTCTTGAGCGGGGCCATCGTCGGAAGCTCAATCCCGCCTTCGACTACCTCAGCTTGCTTCGGCGCATGACTGCCGAATATCGGAATAAACGAAGGCGCACCTGCAAATGTCGCTTCATACCACTCCGCGGCGGCTTGGAAATCCATTGTGTCGGTAAGTGCTGCCGTAACGATCTGCTGCCCTTTCTTGGCAATCGGATGCTCTAACTTGTACATGGCGAAAACGATAACAAAGAGAATCGCGGATATGACCGTCTGTATATATATCCCCCGGATGAACGGGCTTCCGCCCTTCCCGCCTCTCCCTTCTCTTCCGCCGCCTCTATCCGAAGCTTTGCCGCCAGCAGGATGAAGCTTTGCCGTCATGTTCCAGCCGGCATTCTCCCATGGATTTGCCCTTTCCTTCCAATCCCGCTCCGGGTCCCGCTCCATTGAGCCGCTTACCGGCGGCATACCTGCCGGCTTATGGCCCGGAATGCTTGACGGCTGCACCCCATGGACCGGAGCCTGGTAGGAACGATCTTGTTCTGCTGCAGCCTTCGGCAGAGTCAGCGTCTGCTGCTGCTCCAAGATTTGGCGTATCCGTTCCTGACGGCGCTGCCGTACTCCGTTTCTTGTATCCAATGTCCATCCCTCCATACCTATCGGCATGCCTGTCCCTTTGCCTAAGCAGCGCCTTTGCGGCATTATGAGCTTATTCAAGCAGACAAGCATCGGCTTGTTCGATTTATGTATATGTGAGAGGGAGCTTGTTTATGTTGGACCGCGGCTCTGAGCTGCTTGTTTGAGCACGACAAAAAAAGCCGTTTCAGCGGGCGGTCCGCTGAACGGCTAAATGTTCGATCTCGTATTTTTCCTGATGCGCCTTCACGCTGAAGACAATGCCTATAGAAAGCATGTTGAGCAGCAAGGATGTCCCGCCATAGCTGATGAAAGGCAGTGTAATTCCCGTAATCGGCATGAGTCCGATCATCATTCCGATATTCTGAAAGATTTGAAACACATACATCGATACAATGCCAATGATGATGAAAGAACCTCGTATATCATAACAATGAAAGGAGATTATAATCATCCGATAGATGAGAAGGAAATATAGCAGCAGCACGACGGCAGCGCCTTGAAAGCCGAATTCCTCACCGATGACGACGAATATGGCGTCCGAATACGGATATGGGATAAACTTCCTATTCTTGGAGTCCCCCTGCATATATCCGTCACCGGTTAATCCGCCGGAGCCAATCGCAATCTTCGCTTTATTCGCCTGATACACTTCTTTGTCCGACGCTTCTTCCGGATTAATGAAGCCGTTGATTCTCTCGTACCAGTGAACCTTATTTTTACTATCCAGGTAATCATGGATTTGCTGGTTGTATTGATTGAATAGAAAGACGGACAGCATCAGTCCTCCTATTACGATCGCAAGCCCGATTAGAACATGCGTATACCTGACGTTGCCGATCCACAGCATGCCTAGCACAATGACCAAATAGATGATGGCATTCCCGAGATCCGGTTGGATCATGACGAGCATGAACGGTATGAAGGAAAATGCGGCGACGACAAGCAAGTCCTGCCGGATACGCAGCGGGTCTCCTTGGCGGCGGCCCATCAGGAATGCGATTGTAATAATGAGAATTATCTTTTCCATCTCGGCCGGCTGAAACTGCAGCCCTCCGGGAAGCTCGAACCAAGCGCGCGCGCCGTTGATCTCTTCCGCTGTCAAATAAACGACGACAAGCAGAACGATCCCGATTCCATAGAGGACGTACCAGCCTTTTAGCAGAAACCGATAGTCAACAAACGTTGTCAATATCGCCAAAACAAATCCGATTCCATAGAAGATCAGTGTCTTCGTGTCATAATTATCGTACCCCGGATAGCCGAATGTCGCACTTCGAACAAGCAAGGTGCTGATCACCATCAGGACAAGGAGGATAAGAATGATACTCCAGTCGATTTTCTTCAGTTTACCTAACACGATTAAATCATCCTATCCCAAGAAACTTTCGGAACCGCTTCAGAACGCCCGATTTCTCCTCCAATGGCATCAGCGGCACCATGTCGCCGAGCATGCGTCTGGCGATATTCCGGTAGGCGATTGCAGCACGGGAAGTCGGATCCATAACGGTGGGTTCACCGGAATTGGCCGCCTTGATCACTTTCTCGTCATCCGGAACAATGCCCAGCAGATCGATCGCAAGCACCTGGCAGATCTCATCGATATCAAGCATTTCGCCGGACTTAACCATGCTGGCTCG carries:
- a CDS encoding Spo0B domain-containing protein, with amino-acid sequence MNRIRNLKHYAAASVLLPAAGVLVWRSELWLLAVFVGWVAAAAAIWIWCERQEQSNRTTRMAHAMQTAAIRTLNHHRHDWMNDLQVLYGYIRMGKTDKAVQCVEQIRERMATESKIAKLGVPSLVTYIQSFRTLTNSLLLDVDIEGELNLSELPLDGERVSNAIVDMINVYRFAVKPGLGEAAKLIVEFDLDEKRLYVTFLFDGEIGDMEEWHQKWKKQVKDTPLKPLEAQQLPERLELQAELGN
- the obgE gene encoding GTPase ObgE, with the protein product MFVDKARIFVKGGNGGDGIVSYRREKYVPEGGPAGGDGGKGADVIFRVDEGLRTLMDFRYQRHFKGQRGERGKVKSMHGANAEQMIVRIPPGTIIIDEESEEIVADMTRNGQEVVVARGGRGGRGNARFATASNPAPGFSENGEEGQERWIILELKVMADVGLVGFPSVGKSTLLSIVSAATPKIGAYHFTTITPNLGVVDVGDGRSFVMADLPGLIEGAHEGVGLGHDFLRHVERTRVILHVVDMSGSEGRDPFEDWVKINDELRLYNPILAQRPQIIVANKMDMPEAEEQLALFREQLAEFDTDIEYDIMPMSSLTKLGVKELLYRAADLLETVPEMPMIEEVKDVAERKVYTLKKQEDQSFKIRRENESYVVESEAIEKFIKRVNLNSYDAVMRFARTMRKMGLDDALRKAGAKDGDLILIGDFSFEFFEGSDYLYE
- a CDS encoding Rne/Rng family ribonuclease — protein: MKQMLVHSQSDMLQTAILQEGRLVEFDMEKTEAAGQLVGSLYKGKVINVLPGMQAAFVDIGLMKNAFLYIDDVLHPHLERQPKEKPLITELLTPGQELIVQVVKEPLGGKGARVTTHYSLPGRYLVYMPQADYVGVSKKVNGDQERGRLRFVGDSIRQEGEGVILRTAAEGESVQALQGDVDFLRGLWAGIEERSRRMSAPAELHREAGLSRRIVRDFLTAETDEVWIDDRSRFLETETLIRQMAPSMLKRLKFYEQRDPMFARYRINVQLSEAFDRRFRLDCGGDLVWDMTEALTVIDVNTGKFVGTSDLEDTVFRTNMEAAEQIARLLRLRDVGGIILVDFIDMELDQHRDQILQRLETLVRQDRTKCQVVGWTRLGLLEMTRKKARNHAMNQPYETCLGCKGRGKIQTLGK
- a CDS encoding homoserine dehydrogenase, which codes for MKPVKVGLLGLGTVGTGVVRIVEGHQVDLESQVGSPIVIEKVLVQNKSKARSINIDQDKLTEDPWEIIHNPDIDVVVEVMGGIEQTKDYILEALARGKHVVTANKDLMALHGPEILAKAQEQQCDVLYEASVAGGIPIIRTLIEGFSSDRITKIMGIVNGTTNYILTKMSQEGAAYAEVLKEAQELGYAEADPTSDVEGLDAARKMTILGTLGFRANVALEDVDVRGISSVSREDIAYGKRLGYEVKLLGIAERQDDFISVSVQPTMVRNTHPIAGVNGVFNAVYVYGEAVGETMFYGAGAGELPTATSIVADLVAVVKNLKLGVNGKQVMMTYKEKKLKTDEQISSKYFMLLHVDDRAGVLARITQAFADFEVSLESVVQQPNPSLPEAEIIIITHDASKASVNKVLAAFNDMEVVKCVKSVYRVEG
- a CDS encoding ribosomal-processing cysteine protease Prp; protein product: MITVTIERNTDDRHIAAFAVEGHAKYAKPGKDIVCAGVSAVTVGTVNAIEQLAGLELPASMKNGWLQSEIPVLEDALVNEKVQLLLESMIVMVETIAGSYGKFVEVREQNRS
- a CDS encoding M23 family metallopeptidase is translated as MDTRNGVRQRRQERIRQILEQQQTLTLPKAAAEQDRSYQAPVHGVQPSSIPGHKPAGMPPVSGSMERDPERDWKERANPWENAGWNMTAKLHPAGGKASDRGGGREGRGGKGGSPFIRGIYIQTVISAILFVIVFAMYKLEHPIAKKGQQIVTAALTDTMDFQAAAEWYEATFAGAPSFIPIFGSHAPKQAEVVEGGIELPTMAPLKNGTVVRTFAETLSGVDLAGESNDEVVASETGRVLLVTEDEKTGKTIVIQHANQRETVYGMLGETQVVLSDWVEAGHPIGKLKAASEGETSLLFFAVKEKGRFVNPADVFPLD
- a CDS encoding ACT domain-containing protein encodes the protein MGERYFVVREDILPEAIVKTIQVKDMLQRGEASTVHEAAERVGLSRSAFYKYKDGVYTLNQLQRERIVTISMDLEHRSGVLSKVLGLLAGSEGNVLTINQTIPLQGLANVVISMDTSGMNDGLSELVEAIRRQEGVRKASVIGQG
- a CDS encoding FtsW/RodA/SpoVE family cell cycle protein, whose protein sequence is MLGKLKKIDWSIILILLVLMVISTLLVRSATFGYPGYDNYDTKTLIFYGIGFVLAILTTFVDYRFLLKGWYVLYGIGIVLLVVVYLTAEEINGARAWFELPGGLQFQPAEMEKIILIITIAFLMGRRQGDPLRIRQDLLVVAAFSFIPFMLVMIQPDLGNAIIYLVIVLGMLWIGNVRYTHVLIGLAIVIGGLMLSVFLFNQYNQQIHDYLDSKNKVHWYERINGFINPEEASDKEVYQANKAKIAIGSGGLTGDGYMQGDSKNRKFIPYPYSDAIFVVIGEEFGFQGAAVVLLLYFLLIYRMIIISFHCYDIRGSFIIIGIVSMYVFQIFQNIGMMIGLMPITGITLPFISYGGTSLLLNMLSIGIVFSVKAHQEKYEIEHLAVQRTAR
- a CDS encoding site-2 protease family protein, which gives rise to MIRWRGILWSIHPLFVLVMLASVMTGYFVELLTLFGIVLVHELGHVIVARGYGWTIREVKLLPFGGVAEVEDSGGLPAKEEAAVVLAGPLQNVWMGAAAWGLGQLGWWNNEWASYVVQANIMIGVFNLLPILPLDGGKMLQVLLSRWLTYHQMLLWGARISLLLSAGMVLYAFLPIIKAGGTGIQLNLLAVGIFLFMTNWTYNRNIPYLFLRFLTSRAAASTRHIVRGVWAQPIVVSKRHTVTAALRLFKRDQYHLIVVMEERGRIVAVLPEQRLVNGFLEDGKPDRAVCDLFM
- the rplU gene encoding 50S ribosomal protein L21, producing MFAIIETGGKQYKVQEGDVLYIEKLEATEGDSVTFDRVLAVSKGDGLVTGTPVVSGATVSAKVEKHGKGQKIIVYKYKAKKNYRRKQGHRQPYTKVTIGKIQA
- the rpmA gene encoding 50S ribosomal protein L27, encoding MLKLNLQLFASKKGVGSTRNGRDSQAKRLGAKRADGQTVSAGSILYRQRGTKIHPGNNVGIGKDDTLFAKVEGVVKFERWGRDRKKVSVYPIEAAPVAAAVEV